The Herpetosiphon gulosus genome contains the following window.
AGTGTCCCAACCGTGGCCCTCGCGGGGTCAAATCAATGTCCTGATCCTCCAGCAACTGGCCTAAAAAACCGTTCGACCAGTTCGCATAGCATTCAAGTTGTAGGAACAATTTGCCCGTGATGGCTTTGCGGGTCTCGAAGATCATCGCACCCGGACGATCGCCCATCCCACCTCGCAACTGACGCTCCCGCTGCTCAAAGAAGTGCTTGATTTACAACAGGAATATCCGCGAGCAGTGCGCTTCCGCCTCCACGGGATTCTGACCCAACACCATGGCGATACCGCACCAAGTGAACGCACCGTTGGCCGCGCCATGGCCCAAAACCTGTCAATTCCACGGAGCACCTGGCCAATGGCCAGCGTCACCACCGCCCGCCACCACCCATCCACCGGTTCCGCTGCCCTACCAACCGACCTATCCCCATCGGATACCCGATGGGTGATTGGTTTTGGATATTCGCTATCTGGTCAAACTCGATGGTCAATGGGTCTATAGCCTGTGCATTCTTGAAGGCTATTCGCGCAAGATTGTCGGAAGTCTGGTCAGTGCCTATCAAGACGAATTAGCCATCCTCCAAGTCTTGTATGCCGCCGTGAATGAATATGGCGCTCCAGCAGGCATTGTCTCGGATAACGGGGCCGTCTTTATGGGTGCACTTTATCGCACGTTTCTCCAAGCATTGGAGATGACACCGTGTTACATTGCCAAAGGCGAACCATGGCAAAACCTGATTGAGGCGCAATTCAAGATCCAGCTGCGTCTTGCGGATGTCAAATTCCAGGG
Protein-coding sequences here:
- a CDS encoding DDE-type integrase/transposase/recombinase, which encodes MDIRYLVKLDGQWVYSLCILEGYSRKIVGSLVSAYQDELAILQVLYAAVNEYGAPAGIVSDNGAVFMGALYRTFLQALEMTPCYIAKGEPWQNLIEAQFKIQLRLADVKFQGVTTLRAIQHLHQQFVETFNTTPPQLGTSRANRWASNANDGAGEWGVGRLWAGYCDSGRGISDRAHVAPRADGGVERGGGTPRHEYDRRRHSCADPDGVCA